A window of Fusarium musae strain F31 chromosome 1, whole genome shotgun sequence genomic DNA:
CACTTGACCCTAACACCAAAATCCGCAAGACCACCACTACTGCCGGTGATTTGAACAATCCCAAAGAGACTATCGTCCCCGAGTTCATCCCACCTAAGATGCCTTTCGTAGCAAAAGCATCTTGGCAAAAGTCGACCAAGAACCAGGACAGCTCCGACAAGTCCGCCTCGCTTGCAtcagtgaagaagaagactatTGTCAAGGttcaggatgaagaagatgacaacAATGACAAACAGCCAACTTTCATCCCGCCTAGGGCGCCTTTCCGAGGATCTCGTAAGCCTCAACAGAGCCAAGCTGCCACTCCTCGAGATACAGTTCCCCAGTTTATTCCTCCGCGAAACCCCTGGGCACAGTCTAAGCACAACACTCGGTCAACGGAGAGTGACGACCAGGACGTTTCGCAAGAAACTGCTGTTCCTGATATAGACCAGCGAGCTGccagtgacgatgatgaagtcatcCCGGCACCCGAGCTCCTCAGGCGTGACGAGGAAGGTGCAGATGACGAATTCTTcgctgaggaggatgaggatgactaCAACCCTGGGGATTTCCCCAACCTTGGCGGCcccgaggaagacgaggacgattCTGCTGATGATTCTGAGAATACTCCTGCCGGAAACACATCTGACCAGGCAACTGAAAACCCCGAGTCCACCAATGCACAGGATGATAGCAGCGCAAAGAACTACTTTGGTggtgactttgatgatgaggatgacgccAACAACGCACCCACTCGCTTAGAGGCTCGGGGCGTTGGAAAGCGGAACATTCTCTACTTCACAAACTGGTGAGTTGTGGCATATTTCTGTGCAATTAATGGGTGTTAATAATGAAGAACCAGGGGTACCTATGGGGCGAACTTCCAGCCCCAAAATCTGCCGGTGAAGGAGATCACACATGTTCTATACTCCTTTGCTAAGGTGAACCCTAAAGACGGAACTGTGTAAGCATATCAACCCCATCAAATATATCGTACTTGTTAACAAAGCGTCAGGTTTTCATCAGACTCTTACGCCGACACCGAAAGACTCTATCCTGGTGACTCTGATAATGGTGGAAAGAACGTTTTCGGATGTGTTAAACAGCTTTACATTcttaagaaaaagaaccGCAATTTAAAGGTGATTTTGCTACCACGATCAGGCAGCCTAATGTGAAATTACTAAGACGTACGAACAGGTGCTACTTTCTATCGGCGGCTGGAATAACAGTCCAGATCTCGCTACTGGTGTAAGCACACAGGACCGTCGCAAGAAGTTCATCTCTTCCGCCATAAAGCTAATCACTGACTGGGGCTTCGACGGAATCGATGTTGATTGGGAATACCCTGCAAATGCCCAAGAAGCTCGCAACTATGTCTTGATACTCTCGGGTCTCAGAAAAGCCCTCGACCAGTACTCAAAGAACAACAAACTGAACTATCATTTTATGCTTACTGTTGCTACATCAGCCGGTCCAGCAAACTATAAAGTCATGGATTTGAAAGGAATGAATCCATGGATTGACGCTTGGCACCTCATGGCCTACGACTATGCTGGCTCCTGGGACACTACTACTGGTCATCAGGCCAACGTTTTCGTTTCCAAGAAGAACCCTCTTTCAACAAAACTTGGCACTGACAAGACAATTAACGATTACCTCGCGGCGGGAGTTCCCCCAAACAAGATTCTCATGGGTATGCCTCTTTACGGGAGATCCTTTCTCAAGACATCTGGACTTGGCAAATCCTACTCGGGCGTTGGCGGCAACTCTGAGGGAACTTACCTATACAGGGATTTGCCACGTTCTGGTGCCAAAGCTACCTACAATGCAGACCTCATTGCTAGCTATTCATATGATAGCAAGACGCGGGAACTTATTACTTACGATGATCTCAAATCTGGTCAAGCCAAAGCCGCTTATATCAACCAGCGAAACCTTGGTGGTGCCTTCTTTTGGGAGGCCAGTGGAGATAAGGTTGGATCCCAGAGCATCGTTTCTGGTGTAAAGCGCACTTTGGGCACTCTTGAGACGGTCAACAATCTTTTGAAATACCCCACGAGTGCATACGCCAATATACGAGCTGGAATGCCGTCTTGATTTGGCGAACAGCGCTGGCTACTTTTCCTTTGTGCTGGACTGCATACGGATATGTGTTGGATGTGTTTGGAGTCTTGGCAATATTCCATTTGTTGTCTGCGTTTTTGAGATGATGTGACAGGGAACTTGTCACTGTATAGAATATAGAAAAGCCCTCGTTACCTTACATGATAGATACTACATTCGTTTGTTCACTTGAACTGCTCTTCTCATAAAAGCCGAGAGCAATTTCCTTTAACCCCATGATTGTCATTCATCTATATTTCCATATTATAGACATTATACCGTAGCCTACAGCTCAAGTAATAACGAGGCAATTAAGATGGCAGAGCAGAGGGTCAACAAGTTGTGAACAGCGATGAGCTTCCATGATTGAGTCAATTGGAGTGCATGGTCTTGAAGATCTTACCCAGACTTGAGTCACTTTGGAATATTGTCGTGAGTCTAGTCACATCACAGATAAGGTTAGCTTGCGTAGTATAATTCAATCATAATAAGCTCGGTTTCGCTATCCGAAGTTCAGCTATAATAAGGGTCTCTGCTAGCACAAAGCCAAATAATGTTAAAATCAAGTACATATGTACATGACAGACCATATTAATTATTCAACTGTAGATTTTACTTGCCTCTAGTCTACAAGCTACTTTCCTATTCCGTAGGCATAATCAATGTCCTACATCGGGCCTTGATGACCCAAGTCAGTACCTAAAAACTCTGAACAAAAAGCAAGTCCTGTAGCCCCCCTATTgccgaagaaaaggaaaagaaaactcCCTATGATAACAAAGGCGCGCCATTCTCCGACGTCTTGAGAACCAATTCCAGTCGTCAGTAAAAGCATTCTTCCCCCTTTTTCAATAAaattcatcctcctccggcTCACCATGCAGGGGTGTGTTCTACATATCCTGACCATGGGGAGTTCCAGAGGTTTCGACGCCATGAAAAGCGTCTCCAAATGCTGAATCGTCCATGTCCATGCTGAGATCTAGACCCTCACCCAACTCGCCTGCTGCACCGTCTAACGTAGGGCCGTCAAAGTTAAGAGCGTCACCTGCTGTGTCAAGGTCACCAAGGGAGCTAAAGTCGTTTTGGTCAAAGGAAACAGAACCGCCGGGTGTTCCAGCTGCTGGGGTGGCACCAGCAGAAGCAGTTTTAGCCACTGACTTGGCAGTATCAATTCCTGCAGTAGTGGGTGTGTTTGCGTTGACCGAAACGGCATCCGAGCCAGTGCCCTGATTCGCTTCGTTCACAGTGCCATCTTTGGGCACAACAACCCAATCCCCACTGCCAGTTCCTTGATCAGGCGCTGTTGTGTGATCCTTTGGTCCCTGAGTTCCGCCCATCGTCACGTCACCGCCCGAACCAACTGCGGTGGCATTAGAAGGTGTTCCGGCCCCAGACTGAGCCGCTGACAatggaggttgaggagttccAAAGTTGTTCAGAGGTGTCGAGGTGTTGGAAACGCCAGTATGCATCTGATCCAGTAATCCAGCAGCAGTGCCACCCATATCGATATCAGATTCGCCAATCATGATGCCGCTGTTCTGTGAGCCAGATTGCGAAGGCTGACGAGATAGTTGCGAAGCGTCAACCTGAACGGGTTCTGGTGCTGGTGGCTGATAACCTCCATCTTGAACACGAGATACCGTCGGCTTGGTATCAACCTTTTTACCCGTAGCAGCTTCGACTTCAGACACTATCTGTTCGACGGTTTTCGAACTGACGGGACGAGCAACAGCATCCTCGTCGTGGGGGTTAACCTTGCCCTCAATTCGCCAAATCTCAGTGCCTGTACCCTCGACAGTGTTTCGgagctccttctcctttgTGCTGAGAATGGAAGTTTCCTTGAACTTTGCAAGAGCTGCGGCATGGTCGGCCTGCATCTTCTCTATCTCGGCCTTGGTTGACTCAATGTGATTATGGACTCGCTTGCGAAATTCATCGGCCTTTTCGGGATCCAGCCGCCCGATATACGGCTTCTCAGGCACGGAATTGGAGGCGTCAACTCCTTGCGCGGGAAAAATGCCTTCGGTCAAGTATGCCAATTCACCCTTGAAACCGAGGTTTAAATCGGCAGGGGTGATCTGGCTTATCCTATAAGGAGACGAGAGGATCTCTTCCATCCACTCGTGGTTCTGCTGGTATCGGCTCATAGAAATCTCTCTTGGAGTAAGATGGTCAAACATATCTCCCCGCGaaacatcctcttcatcgtcgaaggCAGCGTCTAGCTGAGGCATTCCTGGTACGGGGGGTTGGCCACTCTGGCCCGCAGCGTGCCTCGCTCGTTTAGCAGGAGGACCCGGTGCGGGTTGTGTGGGATATGCCATCTGTTGAGGAACGCCCCGAGGGGCCATCTGGGGAGGCACTGGCTGACGGGTGAGATCAGGCAGGGTGGGCCAGTTGACTCGGTCGGATAACATGAATTCCTTGCGACGAATCTGGCCAGCGCGCTGCAAAAAGTGGCGCTGCTgcatgatgctgttgacTCTTTCGTCAAAGGGAATCATGGAGACAGGAACTCTGTCATTCGGCTCGGCGGGTCCGTAATGCACAATGAAGAGGCCGACGTCTGGTTGAGGAGGATTAGGATGGCCAGGGATAGGGACTAGTCGGCATCGTCGACGGGCGTGGAGAGCATACTGCTCGCCGGGAATGTAACCAGCTTTCTGATAGTAAATCTCAAGCATCTAGTGAGGTTCAGCAAGCCGTCCCTTTGTGCAATTCTCGTCTTGTCCTTACCAGTCCATTGCCCAGATCATGCTTGTAAACCTGTTCTGGAGGCGCCCAGACATAACCATCCGTTGCGAAGTTCGTTCCCAACCGCTGAAGGGGCTGCCAGGTCAAGAGTATCGTGCCGTCTGTAGGTTTATCGAGATATGTCCAGAAAAAGGGCGCCCGGTCTCTCGCGACTTGTGGTGCAGCCATAAGCCATTTAGCAACCTCATTTAGGTCAAGTCGAGGCATCACAGGGTATCGAAAGGAAGAGATCAGATGGACGTGGGGCATCTAAAGGACTGTCAGAACGATGTTGCGATGCCATTGCATCGTTGCGCGTATGCATTACATACAAGGTCCTGAGGGACGCCCTGGCTAGGATCCGGTTGTGCCATAGTGGGCGAGCGTCGCGATGGACGATATCAGGCGTGTTAGTATATCTGATTACGCGATTGATGATCTCCAGATATGCGCGTTGAGAGTCATTCAACGTGCTGGAAAAGCCAAGATGggttgactttgagaaggtGAAGGGATGGCGTGGCGCAATTCACGAAATGACTTGCGATGGAGTTGTTAGAAGTCAATGCCCTTGCGCGGCTCCAAACTTCTCGCGACGAGGCTGCGACCGTGCAGATGACCAATCAAAGCTATGGAGCTGGGTAAGTAAAAGCGGGTCTCAAGCTCCTGTCTTCCATGAGGTGGGAAAAGAACGAGGTTGTTAAGTACAAGTTCTGGtgatatatataacttaattctTGATAGGTAGATGGTGTGATACTGTGTTAGAGACAGCGAGGAATGATCTTCAAGAGTTTGAGCAGTACAGATGAAGATTCCCATGCAAGTAAATCATTCGCAAGTGGAGCCACTTGGCTTCATATTGTCGCGCGAACAATAAATTGAGTCCAACACGGTTATCACGATCAGTAACTCACTTATCACCGATTTGTGTATTTCATTGggaaaatattattttattttattttcaTGCTTCTCGTCAGGTTCTAAACACAAACCCGAATTTCATCACTTAAGCTTTCTAGATCCGTGCCAGCCCATTCATCATTATCCTTGCAGCGTTACCATGTTCTGTGTACCAAAGCACAGATTTTTATAAGAACGCAGCGATCGAGCTTCGTACAGCCCAGTGGTATTCATTCTTAAACCAATCCAATTCCCATCTCTTTACCCCGACAAGCAACTTAAGCCTGGTAAGTAGAAGCAGAGACGTTACCGCCACGGCCGGTCCAGTTGACGTGAATGTCCTGGCCATTGGGGTACTTGTCGCTAGCATTCTCGGGCTTGATGCGGAAGGTGTGAGCACCGAAGTAGTCACGCTGAGCCTGGAGAAGGTTGGCGGGGAGGTCCTTGGTGCGGTAACCGTCAAACCAGGACAAAGCGGTAGAGAAGGCGGGGGTGGGGATACCAAGGAGGGCAGCCTTGGAAACAACGTCTCGCCAGCCGGGCTGAGCCTTGTGGATGgccttgttgaagaagtcatcaAACAGAAGGTTCTGGAGGTCGGGCTGGGAGCGGTAGGCGTGGGTGATATCCTTGAGGAAGACGGATCGGATAATGCAACCACCTCGCCACATGAGGGCAATGGAAGGcttgttgagcttccagTTAAACTCACGAGCAGCTTCCTGCATGAGCATGAAGCCCTGAGCATAAGAGATAATCTTGGATGCGTACAGGGCCTgctcgagatcctcgaggaACTGCTCCTTGTCGCCCTCGAACTTGGTTGTTCGGCTGACGAACTCAAGCTTGGTGGAAGCGGTGGCGCGCTCGTCCTTGATGGCAGACAGGCATCGGGCAAGGACAGCCTCGGCGATGAGGGTCACGGGctggccaaggtcaagagcgTTGACGGCGGTCCACTTGCCGGTACCCTTCTGGCCGGCCTTGTCGAGAATCTTCTCAACGAGGGCAGTgccatcgtcgtcgttgaaGTACATGATATCTCGGGTGATCTCAATCAGGAAAGAGTCCAGAACACCCTTGTTCCACTTGGCGAAGACGTCGCCGATCTCCTTGCTGGAGAGACCGAGACCGCGCTTCATGATGTCGTAAGCCTAGTAATACTTGGTTAGTATTCTGTGTGAGGCGGCCCTTGTCTCTATCTCTTCATACCTCGCAGATGAGTTGCATATCACCGTACTCAATACCGTTATGAACCATCTTGACATAGTGGCCAGCACCCTCGTCGCCAACCCATTCACAGCAAGCCTCGCCGTCGCTCTTGGCGGCAATGCTCTGGAAGATGTCCTTGATGTGAGGCCATGCCTCCTCATTGCCACCGGGCATGAGAGAGGGGCCATATCGGGCACCCTCCTCACCACCAGAGACACCAGAGCCGACGAAGCGGATGTTCTTGCCAGCAAGATACTTGGTGCGCCGGTTAGAGTCGGGGAAGTGAGAGTTACCACcgtcgatgatgatatcgCCGGCGTCAAGGAGGGGTAGGATCTTCTCAATCCAGTCGTCGACAGCCTGGCCAGCCTGGACCAGGAGCATGACACGGCGAGGAGACTTGAGCTTGCTGACAAActcctcaacagtcttggCGCCGACAACGGACTTGCCCTTAGCCTCGTTTTCCAGGAATCGGTCGACCTTGGAGACGGTTCGGTTGAAGGCGCAGATGGTGAAGCCGTTGTCAGCCATGTTCAGAATAAGGTTCTGTCCCCTATGAAGCATGTGAATATGTGCTACCACTGGCATTGCCAGGTAAATGGTTCTTGGGTCCAACTTACATGACAGCAAGGCCGATGAGGCCCAGATCCGCACTTGCCATAACGTTAGTATTCGACGCATTTCGTTTCGTAGCAGAGCTTGAGAGTGAGGTGAAGGAATTGTGTTGTTGAGGGGCACCCAGGTTGAGGTGAGCGAGACGAGCTCTACCTCGAGAACATGAGCCATGATcacgatgaggatggaggcTGCGAATGCCCTAAACAGTCCAGGCACGGAAGCAATATGGCGATCCCTTCATTTCTCGCTCCAGCGTCCGGAGGGCGCGGGGATGAGAGCATGAGAGCATCACCATAAGGCCGTGGCGGGGTGGTGGGGTAAAATGTCAAGAGATGAGGTATGAGGGAAGCTTCAACTTACACAGGGCCAGACATGATGGGCTATGATATGCGATCGGGGAGTGGTATGTATAGACTGAGGTTTTGGAAGATGTatgaaggagagaaagaagaggaagaggagaaggtgGGAGGAGATGCAAAGTTGTAGAGAATTATACCTGGCGATGAATGTTGTCACACCCGTGCCAAAGTTGGGCGGCTCGGTACCTTGTCCGCACTCACCTCCCAGTCCACCTCCTGTCTGGGCTGTAAGGATGCccacctttttttttctttctacCACTTTGCATTTGGCTCAACTAAGCAAACGCGACGCAATGCGCTTCAAAAAGGCTCAATCCAATACAATTGACCTGGTCGGGCATAACGCCAAGTATGGTGGAGCTTCCGCGTTGATTGGCGGGGCTCTTCCCAACtattcatcgtcatcgtcactgtGGTGCGGCCCAGATTGATACTGAAATCATACCAGTAGGTAGATGTTTTTCTTCCATTGACATCACCTTTTTGACAACAGCTCGGTGATTATGAGTAATTGCTGTATCTAGCCAATCTCCCACTCATGCTGCCTTAATCATCGTTACTAAGGCAATCTACTCATCCGCTACGTCAGCCTTGCAAACACTTACACTTACCAATATGTACAAACTAAGTTAACTTTGCATCAATTCCTCAgaaaccatcatcatgactgaGGTAATGCCCCTCCACTCCTCCCTGGTCAACACCATGGACTTGTACCTGCTGGCTGGCCAATGACCATCAGTAGGGGTCCATCGTTTACGGACACCGAGTTCCAGAGATGGGATTTTCCCTCACATTTATTTAGTGGACTGTAGCGCCTCACCCCTCCAGGTCCCCCCTTCTACGCCCCTCAGCTCCAACGTTATGACGACTCTACGGTGCTGCTGCGGTCTTACCCCCAAGATGAACCCCAAAGCTTACCAAGATTTTTGAAACCGTGACACAAGCAACACAAATCTCGTACAAAGCTCGCCGCATATTAGTCTGGATGAATTGCTTTCCGTTGTATCCGCTTCACCTAACAGTCCTCACTAACATGATAACATCCATAGTCAAGGCCTTTAGTCCTAGGCCTGTCCCGTGCGCGGTATCGACATCTCCTTGTCTCAGtttgttcttcaagcttATGCCTGTTGGGATAACCTCCAAGCCCAGTCTTTCTCTGCGATCCTGCAATGCTGTCCGAGTGTTGGGACCCACGTCTTCCGGGCCCGTGTAATCACTACCGTGCCAATTGACTTGTTCATCGGACAGTAGCCCGAACCCCAACGCGCCTTAGCCTTCGCGAATCCGTACCGAATGCCCCGAAGGCGGCGGATACAGAGAATCCCAAAGAAAAAGGCCGCAAACGCTGAGCTCAGTCCAGGTGCCAGGTGCACTCTCAACCAAACGAGGTGCACTCTCAGCCCGATGAGTCCAGCCTGACCGAAATGCTCCACCGGAATTTAACCCGGCAACAGTACCACAGCGCGGTATAAGCGCCGAATCAACTCATAGCCTCACCAGTGTCCGAAGTC
This region includes:
- a CDS encoding hypothetical protein (EggNog:ENOG41~CAZy:GH18) → MTTSVRRETEQTAEPQFIPPKMPYALDPNTKIRKTTTTAGDLNNPKETIVPEFIPPKMPFVAKASWQKSTKNQDSSDKSASLASVKKKTIVKVQDEEDDNNDKQPTFIPPRAPFRGSRKPQQSQAATPRDTVPQFIPPRNPWAQSKHNTRSTESDDQDVSQETAVPDIDQRAASDDDEVIPAPELLRRDEEGADDEFFAEEDEDDYNPGDFPNLGGPEEDEDDSADDSENTPAGNTSDQATENPESTNAQDDSSAKNYFGGDFDDEDDANNAPTRLEARGVGKRNILYFTNWGTYGANFQPQNLPVKEITHVLYSFAKVNPKDGTVFSSDSYADTERLYPGDSDNGGKNVFGCVKQLYILKKKNRNLKVLLSIGGWNNSPDLATGVSTQDRRKKFISSAIKLITDWGFDGIDVDWEYPANAQEARNYVLILSGLRKALDQYSKNNKLNYHFMLTVATSAGPANYKVMDLKGMNPWIDAWHLMAYDYAGSWDTTTGHQANVFVSKKNPLSTKLGTDKTINDYLAAGVPPNKILMGMPLYGRSFLKTSGLGKSYSGVGGNSEGTYLYRDLPRSGAKATYNADLIASYSYDSKTRELITYDDLKSGQAKAAYINQRNLGGAFFWEASGDKVGSQSIVSGVKRTLGTLETVNNLLKYPTSAYANIRAGMPS
- the GND1 gene encoding phosphogluconate dehydrogenase (decarboxylating) gnd1 (BUSCO:EOG09261W3X) — protein: MASADLGLIGLAVMGQNLILNMADNGFTICAFNRTVSKVDRFLENEAKGKSVVGAKTVEEFVSKLKSPRRVMLLVQAGQAVDDWIEKILPLLDAGDIIIDGGNSHFPDSNRRTKYLAGKNIRFVGSGVSGGEEGARYGPSLMPGGNEEAWPHIKDIFQSIAAKSDGEACCEWVGDEGAGHYVKMVHNGIEYGDMQLICEAYDIMKRGLGLSSKEIGDVFAKWNKGVLDSFLIEITRDIMYFNDDDGTALVEKILDKAGQKGTGKWTAVNALDLGQPVTLIAEAVLARCLSAIKDERATASTKLEFVSRTTKFEGDKEQFLEDLEQALYASKIISYAQGFMLMQEAAREFNWKLNKPSIALMWRGGCIIRSVFLKDITHAYRSQPDLQNLLFDDFFNKAIHKAQPGWRDVVSKAALLGIPTPAFSTALSWFDGYRTKDLPANLLQAQRDYFGAHTFRIKPENASDKYPNGQDIHVNWTGRGGNVSASTYQA